A stretch of the Polaribacter pacificus genome encodes the following:
- the asnS gene encoding asparagine--tRNA ligase, translating into MIKGTVSDLLKSELFLQEVSLKGWVRTFRSNRFIALNDGSTIHNIQCVIDFENTDEETLKRITTGAAIAVKGTLVESQGKGQSVEIQVSEIEILGDSNPEEYPIQPKKHSLEFLRENAHLRVRTNTFSAVMRVRSKLSFAVHKYFQDEGFNYVHTPVITGSDAEGAGEMFKVTSFEANKAPLTEAGDIDYSKDFFGKETNLTVSGQLEAETYAMALGKVYTFGPTFRAENSNTTRHLAEFWMIEPEVAFMDLDGNMDLAEDFIKSVLAYVLEHCQDDLAFLDQRLSQEEKSKPQAERSEMSLLEKLRFITENNFKRVSYTEAIDILRNSKPNKKKKFQFPINEWGADLQSEHERYLVEKHFKCPVILFDYPANIKAFYMRLNEDGKTVRAMDVLFPGIGEIVGGAQREERLDVLKEKMAALGIDEKELWWYLDTRKFGTAVHAGFGLGFERLVQFATGMANIRDVIPFPRTPQNAEF; encoded by the coding sequence ATGATTAAAGGGACTGTTTCAGACTTATTAAAATCAGAACTTTTTTTACAAGAAGTTTCGTTAAAGGGTTGGGTTAGAACATTTAGAAGCAATCGATTTATTGCACTTAATGATGGCTCTACCATTCATAATATTCAATGTGTAATCGACTTTGAAAACACAGATGAAGAAACCTTAAAAAGAATCACAACTGGCGCTGCAATTGCCGTAAAAGGAACTTTGGTAGAAAGCCAAGGAAAAGGGCAATCGGTAGAAATTCAAGTAAGTGAAATCGAAATTTTGGGAGACTCAAACCCAGAAGAATACCCTATTCAGCCAAAAAAACACAGTCTAGAGTTTTTGCGTGAAAACGCACATTTACGCGTTAGAACAAACACCTTTAGTGCTGTTATGAGAGTGCGATCTAAACTGTCTTTTGCAGTACATAAGTACTTTCAAGATGAAGGTTTTAATTATGTTCACACACCTGTTATTACTGGATCTGATGCCGAAGGTGCTGGTGAAATGTTTAAAGTGACTTCTTTTGAAGCCAATAAGGCCCCTCTTACTGAAGCAGGTGACATTGACTACTCAAAAGATTTTTTTGGAAAAGAAACCAACCTGACAGTTTCAGGACAACTAGAAGCAGAAACCTATGCAATGGCATTGGGTAAAGTATATACGTTTGGTCCTACTTTTAGAGCTGAAAACTCAAATACTACTCGCCATTTGGCAGAGTTTTGGATGATAGAGCCAGAAGTGGCTTTTATGGATTTAGATGGCAATATGGACTTGGCAGAAGATTTTATCAAATCTGTTTTAGCCTATGTTTTAGAACATTGTCAAGATGATTTAGCATTCTTAGACCAACGATTAAGTCAAGAAGAAAAATCAAAACCACAAGCAGAAAGAAGTGAAATGAGCTTGCTAGAAAAGCTGCGTTTTATTACTGAAAATAATTTTAAACGAGTTAGCTATACAGAGGCGATCGATATATTGCGCAACTCAAAACCAAATAAAAAGAAGAAGTTTCAATTTCCTATCAACGAGTGGGGAGCTGATTTACAATCTGAACACGAACGTTATTTGGTTGAAAAACACTTTAAATGTCCGGTTATTTTATTTGATTATCCAGCAAACATTAAAGCCTTTTATATGCGCTTAAATGAAGATGGAAAAACAGTAAGAGCTATGGATGTTTTGTTTCCTGGAATTGGAGAAATTGTTGGAGGCGCACAACGTGAAGAGCGATTAGATGTTTTAAAAGAAAAAATGGCTGCTTTAGGAATTGATGAAAAAGAATTGTGGTGGTATTTGGACACTAGAAAATTTGGAACCGCAGTACATGCTGGTTTTGGACTAGGTTTTGAACGTTTGGTGCAATTTGCTACTGGAATGGCAAATATTAGAGACGTGATCCCTTTTCCAAGAACCCCACAAAACGCAGAATTTTAA
- a CDS encoding efflux RND transporter permease subunit has protein sequence MNFWTKAAGLILRNRYVVLLVIAICTAFLASQMKYMKFSYSEANLLPENHEANIQYNQFLKVFGEEGNLILLGIKDTTLFTPKKLEAWNSLTKELDKAEEIEFTVSIADVQKLEVDRKNRKFVLEPLIEQSPKTQNEVDKIRKDLFENLPFYDNLLYNKNTGTVQSAIYIKKDIVNTPQRRDYIFDVLIPTIEKFEKDNDLNVRVSGMPYIRTLNSQNIQDEILLFVLGALGITAIIFYFFFRSYRATFITLSVVMIGVVWAFGFIGLFQYEITVLTALIPPLIIVIGVPNAVFLINKYQQEVKKHGNQAKSLQRVISKVGNATLMTNITTASGFATFVFVKSQLLREFGIIASINIVCIFILALMIIPIIYSFMPLPKKKHLNHLEKKWIENVVNWMEKMVRHNRITIYISTVIIIIFGIIGIYQIRVSGSLIEDMPKGKDFYKDIKFFETEFGGIMPLEILVNTKKENGVMKLSTLKKMEKINEVIEQFPELSKPISVVNLVKYSKQAYYKGNPKYYQLPTSQEQSHIFAFTKNSDGNAKMLNNFVDSTGQYARITTFMKDVGTDKMDDIQNRLQAIIDKEFDADTYEVTLTGKALVFLKGTNYLIKNLIISLSLAILLIAIFMAWMFRSYQMILISILPNILPLLITAGLMGFLGIPIKPSTILVFSIAFGISVDDTIHFLAKYRQELQANNWKITRSVYSALRETGVSMFYTSIVLFFGFLVFTISSFGGTIALGGLVSVTLLFAMVSNLLLLPSLLLSFEKKISNQKVFKEPSIKILPPKEEKP, from the coding sequence ATGAATTTCTGGACCAAAGCTGCAGGTTTAATCTTGAGAAACCGCTATGTAGTTCTACTTGTAATTGCAATCTGTACTGCTTTTTTAGCCAGTCAAATGAAGTATATGAAGTTTTCGTATTCTGAGGCGAACTTACTTCCAGAAAATCACGAAGCAAACATTCAATACAACCAATTTTTAAAAGTTTTTGGTGAAGAAGGAAATTTAATTCTGCTTGGAATTAAGGATACTACTTTATTTACTCCAAAAAAACTAGAAGCTTGGAATTCACTTACCAAAGAATTAGACAAGGCAGAAGAAATAGAATTTACCGTTTCTATAGCCGATGTTCAAAAGCTAGAAGTAGATAGAAAAAACAGAAAATTTGTTTTAGAACCCCTTATTGAACAATCACCAAAAACACAAAATGAAGTAGATAAAATTAGAAAGGATCTGTTTGAAAACCTTCCGTTTTATGACAATCTACTTTACAATAAGAATACTGGAACTGTACAGTCTGCTATTTACATTAAAAAGGATATTGTAAACACTCCGCAACGAAGAGATTATATTTTTGATGTACTTATCCCTACCATAGAAAAATTTGAGAAAGACAATGACTTAAACGTACGTGTTTCTGGAATGCCCTATATTAGAACCTTAAATTCTCAAAACATTCAAGATGAGATTTTATTATTTGTCTTAGGAGCTCTAGGAATCACCGCAATTATTTTTTACTTCTTTTTCCGCTCGTATAGAGCCACATTTATTACACTATCTGTAGTCATGATCGGTGTGGTTTGGGCCTTTGGATTTATTGGCTTATTCCAATATGAAATTACGGTCTTAACAGCATTAATTCCGCCATTAATCATTGTTATTGGTGTACCCAATGCCGTATTTTTAATTAACAAATACCAGCAAGAGGTTAAGAAGCATGGAAACCAGGCAAAATCATTGCAAAGAGTCATTTCTAAGGTCGGTAACGCTACTTTAATGACCAATATTACAACAGCTTCTGGATTTGCAACTTTTGTTTTTGTAAAGAGCCAACTGTTAAGAGAATTTGGAATTATTGCCTCGATCAACATCGTTTGTATATTTATTTTGGCTTTGATGATTATTCCAATCATCTATAGTTTTATGCCACTTCCTAAAAAGAAACATCTAAATCACTTAGAAAAAAAATGGATTGAAAATGTGGTAAACTGGATGGAAAAAATGGTGAGACACAATAGAATCACCATTTATATCTCTACTGTGATCATTATCATTTTTGGAATTATCGGCATCTATCAAATCCGCGTTTCTGGAAGCCTAATAGAAGACATGCCTAAAGGAAAAGACTTCTACAAAGACATTAAGTTTTTTGAAACCGAATTTGGAGGAATCATGCCTTTAGAAATATTGGTAAATACCAAAAAAGAAAATGGTGTCATGAAATTATCGACACTTAAAAAGATGGAAAAGATCAATGAAGTTATTGAGCAATTTCCTGAACTTTCTAAACCAATATCTGTAGTAAACCTTGTAAAATACTCAAAACAAGCCTACTACAAAGGGAACCCTAAATATTATCAGCTTCCTACCTCACAAGAACAGAGTCATATTTTTGCCTTTACCAAAAATTCTGATGGCAATGCCAAAATGCTTAATAATTTTGTAGATTCTACTGGTCAATATGCAAGAATCACCACCTTTATGAAGGATGTGGGCACTGACAAAATGGATGATATTCAAAATCGATTACAAGCCATTATAGACAAAGAGTTTGATGCAGATACTTATGAGGTAACCCTAACCGGAAAGGCCTTGGTCTTTTTAAAAGGGACTAATTACCTAATCAAAAACCTAATCATTTCTTTGTCATTAGCTATTTTACTAATTGCAATTTTTATGGCATGGATGTTTCGATCGTACCAAATGATCTTAATCTCAATTTTACCTAATATATTACCCCTACTAATTACAGCAGGATTGATGGGCTTTTTAGGCATCCCTATTAAACCGTCAACAATTTTGGTGTTTAGTATTGCCTTTGGTATATCTGTGGATGATACCATTCACTTTTTAGCAAAATACAGGCAAGAATTACAAGCCAACAACTGGAAAATTACTCGATCAGTATACAGCGCATTAAGAGAAACTGGTGTGAGTATGTTTTACACGTCCATTGTGTTATTTTTTGGTTTTCTAGTCTTTACTATTTCTAGTTTTGGAGGAACTATTGCTTTAGGAGGTCTGGTTTCTGTAACTCTTTTGTTTGCTATGGTATCTAACTTGTTATTACTACCTTCTTTGCTACTTTCTTTTGAAAAGAAAATCTCAAACCAGAAAGTATTCAAAGAACCAAGCATAAAGATTCTTCCTCCAAAAGAAGAAAAGCCATAA
- the frr gene encoding ribosome recycling factor, whose protein sequence is MNEEIEFILDSAKEQMQNAIAHLIKELRNIRAGRATPAMLGGIQVDYYGSQTPLSQIANVNTPDARTITVQPWEKNMLQEIEKAIMLANIGFNPMNNGENIIINVPALTEERRLGLAKQAKAEAEDAKIGIRNARKDANNEIKKVDISDDMKKIAEADVQTLTDDFVKQTEALLAVKEKEILTV, encoded by the coding sequence ATGAACGAAGAGATTGAATTTATTTTAGACTCGGCCAAAGAACAAATGCAAAATGCCATAGCGCATTTAATTAAAGAATTGAGAAATATTCGAGCTGGTAGAGCAACTCCTGCTATGTTAGGTGGAATTCAAGTAGACTATTATGGCTCTCAAACACCTTTAAGTCAGATTGCCAATGTAAACACACCCGATGCACGTACCATTACTGTACAACCTTGGGAAAAAAACATGCTTCAAGAAATTGAAAAGGCAATTATGCTTGCCAATATTGGTTTTAACCCCATGAATAATGGAGAAAACATTATTATCAATGTTCCTGCATTAACAGAAGAAAGACGTTTAGGCTTGGCTAAACAAGCAAAAGCTGAGGCTGAAGATGCCAAAATCGGGATTAGAAATGCAAGAAAAGACGCCAACAACGAGATTAAAAAAGTAGACATTTCTGATGATATGAAAAAGATTGCAGAAGCTGATGTTCAAACTTTAACAGATGATTTTGTAAAACAAACAGAAGCACTTTTAGCGGTCAAAGAAAAAGAGATCTTGACCGTCTAA
- the pyrH gene encoding UMP kinase → MQYKRILLKLSGEALMGDRQYGIDPKRLSEYAKEIKEVVEKGIEVAIVIGGGNIFRGVAGASNGMDRVQGDHMGMLATCINGLALQSALEAEGIQTRLQTAIEIKEIAEPYIKRRANRHLEKGRVVIFGGGTGNPYFTTDTAAVLRAIEINADAILKGTRVDGIYNSDPEKNKDAIKFQSITFKEVIEKGLKVMDMTAFTLSEENKLPIIVFDMNKKGNFMKLVSGEKIGTIVDNK, encoded by the coding sequence ATGCAATACAAAAGAATTCTTTTAAAATTAAGTGGCGAAGCTTTAATGGGTGACAGACAATACGGGATAGACCCAAAACGACTGTCTGAGTATGCCAAGGAAATTAAAGAAGTTGTAGAAAAAGGAATAGAAGTAGCCATTGTAATTGGAGGAGGAAACATCTTTAGAGGTGTTGCTGGAGCGAGTAACGGTATGGATAGAGTTCAAGGAGATCATATGGGGATGCTTGCAACCTGCATTAATGGTTTAGCGCTACAAAGTGCCCTTGAAGCAGAAGGTATTCAGACAAGACTCCAAACAGCTATTGAGATTAAAGAAATTGCAGAGCCTTATATTAAAAGGAGAGCCAATCGTCATCTAGAAAAAGGACGTGTTGTTATTTTTGGAGGAGGTACCGGAAATCCGTATTTTACTACAGATACAGCTGCTGTCTTAAGAGCCATAGAAATTAATGCAGATGCTATTTTAAAAGGGACTCGTGTAGATGGTATTTACAATTCTGATCCTGAGAAAAATAAAGATGCAATTAAATTTCAAAGCATTACTTTTAAAGAAGTCATAGAAAAAGGCTTAAAAGTAATGGACATGACTGCGTTTACATTAAGTGAAGAAAATAAGCTTCCAATTATTGTTTTTGATATGAACAAAAAAGGAAACTTCATGAAATTGGTTTCTGGAGAAAAAATTGGAACCATAGTTGATAATAAATAA